From the genome of Plutella xylostella chromosome 31, ilPluXylo3.1, whole genome shotgun sequence:
ACTTACTAGTTTACTACAGCTTTTATGTTTTAACTAGAAAATAAGCGTAGACCTAGAGTATTTCTACAGGATGGGCATTTATTAAGGATACAGAATTTATTTTGGCACACTGaaaataactataaatacagcgaacaataattatgtaggtacatactgaaggcacaatttaattttagctaTGTCAATAATGAgctattttaaattgtaaaattttgctattttaaacaaagaatttaaggtTTTGCCAGCACTAAAATTAGAAATCGtgtcttcagaatcgacatcaatataCGAATACaaaagaatataatagaatactttttttaccagaacacaaataacaatgtATACAATGGATATTActcaataggcggccttatcgctaaatgGTTGCTATCCAGAGCAAAAAgccaccagctcagcatgtgctgtacaCAATAAAGGCCCCAGCGCTCTGGTTTTCAGCTGTAAGCCCTTGTAAGGTTCATTCACTGTGACAGCGGTTCGCTTGTGGAACAGTTTACCGCTACATATACGACAGACAAAGTCTATAGACATCTTTAAGGCCAAAGTTCGTCAGCACTACCTCCAACAGACGTGCAGAACGATCAACaaaattgatttttaatatattttatttgatgatgatgatattatattatattttgtattattattatgtattaggtaggtatagtataatataatgtaggaatatatttatatatgtatgtatataatttgtatagctattatgtataagttagTATATCTCTGTGTCTCGATTTAAGTAGATAACTTCTCTCCTCtcagcctatcgcactaccaaccactttctcgacatcaccaaaggttaactggtagagaatgctactatcattaagttcgcctttgtacaatgtttttatgtgcaataaggaatttataataaggtgaaattagaaaaaaaagcaGATTTATCTCAAAGTTATGCACCGACAGTGGGGAGAGCACTGATAAATGTCTGCCCTGTGTAATATCAGGCTTTATTGTACGGTTTTATGCCAGTTTTAACTATAGTGTTTTATTAGGTAAACCTACCCcttatattcataatatatgtGGGATGAAAATTAAAGCCGCCGATGCACttaaacaatctttatttatttaatttacaccCAAAATGAGAAAACAATGTTTCCTGCTAAACGCCATATTTACAAGAGACCCATTCATAAAAGGAAGCCGACCATAGTGAATAATAACCATAGTGAATACTCCTACTCCTACAACCCGGCCATCCTGCAGATAGTCTGCCCTCAGACtatgaaaaacaaataacataAATCTTTACTGACTCTACCTTAAAACATCATTtagaaaacaacaaaaacaactAATCCTGAAACTTCTAGTGACTTCTTAACACATTAAAACTACAATATACACTTCAtgtaacaaacaaatatacctacataaacaaCTTAACttctattgaaataaaaatgccaCCGTAATTAAAACACACTCATCCTTCGTCacacattcatcatcatcatcatcatcatacaaATAAAACCTTATAAAAATCACCTACACCTTCCTCAGTGTCCCATCTAGGCAATGGCTTCATGTACTCAGCGTAGTACATGGTAATCTTTCttcctttcttcttttataatcCTTTCAGAGAAATTACCATTCTTGTATACCCTCTTCACGATTTCTTTCTCCATAGTTTTctccttatttattttgtaacataTTTCATTATCCATCAAACCATCTTGGTACTGTGTATCTTTTTCTACACATCTTCTTTTAAACGCCTTCTTATTATCGATATATCTCCTTTTTATGCCATCCTTCTTCTTAGCAAATTCACCTGGACAACTCTCTTTTCCAACCaccttttcaactttttgtttatCAATATTTTCCTCCTTAATACACTTTAGCTCGATTGGCGCCTCTTTGCAAAGTtcctcttttttattttctaaaacttgtttatttacaaaagtttGACATTGAcgttgacatttgtttttcttgttgtattCGATCTCTTTCGTCTTTATGGATAGCACTTCCTTTTCTTTCGAATAATCATTCGCCTCGTCCATCCTGACTTCGAACATCGAGGGCTGCTTTGCCGACATCTCCATCGGTCGTTTACCTTTTATGCCGCTTGGAGTCGCCACAGTGCTTTCATACTCGATAGTCTTCTGTTTTTGTCGTCTTGGATCACTCGTCTGAATCGTCTCCTTCGCTGATGCGgccattttacttttcatgtATTCGTAAATCTTCAGTTTTTCCTTCAGGTCCGGATACGTCGAGACACCATATAGCATGACCTTGTGTATCACGCAGTCTTCGATACCATCAACTATATATTGGATGGCCACATAGTCTTCAAATCCACCGCGCTTCCCCAGTTCCTTCATCACCAGCATGTACTCATAACAACTCTCATCATGCTTCTTCTTACGGTTTGTCATGAGCTCGTGGATCACCTTCGGGTTGGCATCGTAGGGAAACTCCTCCAGCAGAGCCCGCTGCAGCTCGTCGAAACTCTTAAACATCTTTTCACTGCGGAGCCACAGACCTGCCACCCCAGTCAGTGCCCTTCGCGCCATCAGCAGCTTCTGTGAAGGTGACCAGCCGAACACCTCCGCATTGTCACTGATCTCCTCCACCCACCTTGCCGCCGGGTACGTCGGGTCCGCTCCCGTGAACCGTGGGATTGTCGCCTCAATGCTGACCAACGAGGGTTGGGCCGCCGTCATCATCATGTCGTCttagtaattaattttacaCCCTTTTTTTCACCTTCACTGTATTTACATCATTATCAccttctttatttttatttgttcacctttatttatttcacctttatttatttcacctttatttatttcaactttattaattttgaattttcacCATAATTTCGCTTTAGTGCGCGCCGCCATCTTTGCCGTGTGTGAAATCCTTCACCAACACGCCCCcttatttataactatttacATCTATTTACACCATCTTCAGCACCTTTGGCTTATTCTCatcccggacgagcccccaaAAGTTGTGGGATGAAAATTAAAGCCGCCGATGCACttaaacaatctttatttatttaatttacaccCAAAATGAGAAAACAATGTTTCCTGCTAAACGCCATATTTACAAGAGACCCATTCATAAAAGGAAGCCGACCATGGTGAATAATAACCATAGTGAATACTCCTACTCCTACATATATGCTGGTGACCGAATGGCGCACTGGTTAGTGACTATGACTGCTGTGTCAAGGGTCCCGGGTGAGATCCCGGCTTGGGCACACGACTGTTCGAAATACACGTTGAGTTTTCATCTAAGATTTACAATGTACGCACAAGATGAAGTTTCACTTCAAAAGACAcatctcgacaaataacaccccacttctactaCTCTCTATCTTATATTGCATTAGTTCGGAAAGAAGATTTTTGACTTTATTAATTGGTACAATGGCTGTGATTAGGTTGAAATTAAAACTGTCtgacaataaacaaaatgcgtAACAGTTTTTGCTTAGTTTTTGTAACACCCCAACTTGTTCGTAAATATATTGTTACTCTAAGGTTTTCATCTTAAGATTAAGATAAAATAAGATTATCTTAAGCTATACGATAACTAACCATggattaattattatctataaaaaGCCCGAAGCGTAGATCCCTTAATTACACTAATACTGGGCCATGTAAGCAGTATTGTGATCATTATGGCATTATCAGCGTTAAATCCGTACAGTTAAGACCCATTCAATTTTAGGATTGAGCCTAACTatacctaaaatattttttttacaaacgaGTACTGAAATTGTTTTACTGCGTTGCTATTGGCCCTAACCTCACTCTGCCAATATCGGAAATGTGCGAGAAACATACTCAGTCAAAAGACAATCTGTCagtgtctaaaacataattcaaACAGtggcatgtattttatccacAGGTAACCAAAAGCAAGACATTGAAAATTAGGTCCAAAACTAAAGTTATAAAttccagtaaaaaaaaacgttttttttgtacctttttttagttttaagaCTCGATCCTAACGTTTAAACTTAGAACATACCTAACTGGCCATCAAAGCGTGGTCTTAAAACCCCTATCGTAAAGATAACCAATGTAAGATGATCCTTTCTCAAAGGTAAGACCTTTGATGTTGGTTTTTCAGTAGTAACTACTAAAGATACGGCGACCTACCGGAAACTAGAGGTACAGTCAGCCTCATGATTGATTGATGATTTGAAGACTACTTATTATAGTTTTCTGTGTCTTATAAGGTTAGCGtctacctatcggtatcgtttgtatagaaattcacacaagtgcgtccacttcatcggcattgcagGCGCAGTTCCTCCATATATTTATAAAGGTTTTGCCACCTTGGTGAAAGTATAGTATGATAGAATCTTTCCACATTAAACCACTCTTGCACTTCCAAGGGTGTCTTAAGTCGAATAAAGTATCGGGCGATCGGTGGGTAATTCCTAGAAAATCACCCCTGTTACTCGTAGTAATCTATTTCAAATTCGTTAACCCAATTagtgaaaacttttaatagaCCTTcaatttgttaattttaattattttctcgAAAGTGACGATATCCGAAAAAGATATTGTGtcatatacaaaaacaaagcaaaaaacctGTCCGTATTTAGTTTAcagtcaaaccgttttaagatCAAcctaatgaaaatattaaattattatattatttaatattataaatgcgaaagtaactgtgtctgtctgtctgtctgtcagtctgtctgtctgtctgttactctttcacgccaaaactactgaacggatttgaatgaaatttggtatacacatGGTCTTGactctgagaaagaacataggctactttttatcccggaattcccacgggaaaacttattccgaagcgaagctcgcgggaacagctagtaggacataatattataatttactgtAAATATAGCCGATATTTTAACACGAACTAGATGGAATGGTATTAACCATTGTATCAAtgagtcgttaagcctagtcagaggccttcgggcggcttgaaaacagctgacagtcgggttgcccacttacccgacaactctctcagcacaagcttgcttgtgttggggtccaccaacccgcactaggccatcgtggtggactaggcctaaaacccttccattggaaggagacccgtgccccagcagtggggacgtaatgggtcgtgatgatgatgtatcaATGAACAAAGTCCTAAATTTTTAACCGAACTAATGCAAAATGAGATcttagtggtagaagtggggtgttatttgtcgggacatttcttttgcactgacactccatctagtccGTACTAAAATACCGTGGTGGCAAAACGTAGCCCTTAATATCTAGCCGCTGGCATGTCCACACCCATAAAGCAGTTTTTCGTATGAAAACATTTTCCTGAAGGCTGAAAACATGAAATGTGTTTACATACTCCGTTACAGGGCAGCCAAGCGTAAACACAAGTTAAGTCTTatgtcattttctttaccctttTTAGGTGTTTTCCTATGCGGTCAACTGCCTTACCAACACCGTATTCATCACTTATCTGTCAAATATCAGATCCATACGAATTACCTGCTGTCATTAGCATAAGGTTTGTTCATTGCTTATTTACGGTAGTGGTAGGGTATCTGGTTCTTTACCTGtttgcaatagggaatcgtaCACATACAGTGTCGTGCCTTGTAATAATGTTCATAGCGAGGTAGGTAGAAGATTATTTCagcaatcatcatcagccggATAATCATCCACTtaattaaatcttattttagaaatgacattgatattaaatataaccATCAATAATATAATTCCTATATTGGCGATAGTTCTGAGGTAacaatgacaaaaaaaatgagTTACCCCTCTTTTTTTcgaaatcttaaaaaaaaactatcgtGTCCAGATACAAGTAGTCAATGCTGAAAGTCCTCACTTTCTCCCctaccccccccccccctatAGGGCTTACTGCTCGCGTAGTTCACTCAATTTGGTGGAAAAACTCAGCCGTTTCTCGCTACATATACTTCGGTAATTTTATGAGGAACATGAATTGCCCTGGCTTTTTTCGTGCGGCAGcctgtttagtttttttcttatttgcCATAAGTCACGTAAATAAGAACAACACTGCAAAGGTCTGTGGAAAACGCCGGAAGTCCCGTATTCGAAAGTTGGTTGGTGCAGATATCAgtagtatttaaatatttgtataaataaataaatatgtggggacatctcacacacggccatccgaccccaagctaggcagaacctgtgttatgggtgtcggacagctgatatatctacacaaatacataaatagatagatactaaatataaatatcaacaccaaagacccgagtacaaatatctgtgtttaaacaaatatctgccccagccgggaatcgaacccgggaccttcggctcagtagtcagggtcactaaccactacgccattcggt
Proteins encoded in this window:
- the LOC125491124 gene encoding uncharacterized protein LOC125491124, with amino-acid sequence MMMTAAQPSLVSIEATIPRFTGADPTYPAARWVEEISDNAEVFGWSPSQKLLMARRALTGVAGLWLRSEKMFKSFDELQRALLEEFPYDANPKVIHELMTNRKKKHDESCYEYMLVMKELGKRGGFEDYVAIQYIVDGIEDCVIHKVMLYGVSTYPDLKEKLKIYEYMKSKMAASAKETIQTSDPRRQKQKTIEYESTVATPSGIKGKRPMEMSAKQPSMFEVRMDEANDYSKEKEVLSIKTKEIEYNKKNKCQRQCQTFVNKQVLENKKEELCKEAPIELKCIKEENIDKQKVEKVVGKESCPGEFAKKKDGIKRRYIDNKKAFKRRCVEKDTQYQDGLMDNEICYKINKEKTMEKEIVKRVYKNGNFSERIIKEERKKDYHVLR